GTTCCGGGGCGTCCACAAGTTCAGCCAGGAGCGGTGTATCTGGTGTCGCCAGTGCGAGAACGTCTGTCCGAACGACACGATCCAGATCGTGATGGACGACCAGCGAAACGGCGAGCAGTACAACCTCCACATCGGACAGTGCATCTACTGTCGACTCTGCGAGGAGGTCTGTCCCGTCGACGCGATCCTGCTCACCCAGAACTTCGAGTTCACGGGCGACACCAAACACGACCTGGTGTACAACAAGGAGCAGCTGAAGGCGGTACCGTGGTACAAGGACATCGACCCGCTCGAGTCGCGCGAACCCGACCGGGGCGCGTGGATCGGCGAGGGTGAGGGAGAGGTCGATTACCAGTAACCGGGTCGCCCGTCCCCGAGAACGGGCAGTTTAACACAACAATGACATACGAGCTGATCGCGTTCGCGCTGTTTGCGTTCGTCACGCTCACCAGTGCGCTCGGCGTCGTGCTCCTGGCCGACCCGTGGCACTCGGCGCTGATGCTTGGCGTAACGCTGGTCAGCGTCGCGGTTTACTACGTGATGCTGGCGGCCGAGTTCGTCGCCATGATGCAGATTCTCGTCTACGTGGGCGGGGTCCTCATCCTCATCACGTTCGCCGTGATGCTCACCCAGCGCGACGAAACCGAGACGAGCGAGGTGGCACAGACATGACGACCGGTCCGAAACTCCGACTCGGCGAATCACTGCTTCCCGGCGTGCTCGCCGTCGCGCTCTTCGGCGTGATGGCCCTGGTCGTGCTGAACACGTCCTTTACGACAGCGATGGCCGACGCCGGCTATCCGGAGGGGATTTCGATCACCTCCGAGATCGGCTACGCGATGCTCGATCTCGCCGCCCTGCAGTCGACCGAGGGGAACGTCGCCAACACCGAACCGTTCCTCGCCGCGTTCCTCCTGATCGCGGTCGTGCTCGACGCCGCACTCGACGCCTCGCTCGTGCTCGCAAAGCGCGAGACGGAAGGGGAACCGGTCGCGGCTCTCTCGAGCGTCTCCAGCCCGAGCAACACCGACCGCAGTCAGGTGGCCTCGACGGACGGCGGCCTCAGGGACGAGGCCGGAACGGACACCGTCCGCGAGGACGCCGACGGCGGAACGGAGACGGGAGGTGAGGACCGATGAGCGTCGCCATCGAGTACTACGTGCTGCTGTCGATGGCGCTGTTCTGCATCGGCCTCTTCGGGGTTCTGACGCGCCGAAACGCACTGATGTTCCTGATGTCCGTCGAGATCATGCTGAACGCGGCGAACATCAACCTGATCGCGTTCGCGTTCTACCACGGCAACCTCACGGGGCAGGTCTTCGCGCTGTTCACGATGGCGCTGGCCGCCGCCGAGGTCGCCGTCGGACTCGGGATCATCCTGGTGCTGTACCGCAACTTCCGTGACGTCGACGTCACGGTACCGACGACGATGAGGTGGTAAGATGGAAGGGCTATTCGACTACGCTCCGGCGATCGCGTTGTTCCCGCTTGCGGCGTTCGTCATCGCCCTCACCTTCGGCAACTATCTGCCGAAGAAGGGGGCGATCCCGGGTATCGTCGCGACGGGCGGCTCGCTGCTGCTCTCGCTTACGATGCTCGCGGCCGTCGCAGGTGGTGAGGAAGGATACTATCACGAGACGCTGTACACGTGGGCGGCCGGTGACGCCGCCAGCGAGGTC
This DNA window, taken from Natronococcus sp. CG52, encodes the following:
- a CDS encoding NuoI/complex I 23 kDa subunit family protein is translated as MIGLLKSMATTMKHALDGSTFTVEYPETAPDVSPRFRGVHKFSQERCIWCRQCENVCPNDTIQIVMDDQRNGEQYNLHIGQCIYCRLCEEVCPVDAILLTQNFEFTGDTKHDLVYNKEQLKAVPWYKDIDPLESREPDRGAWIGEGEGEVDYQ
- a CDS encoding NADH-quinone oxidoreductase subunit J, coding for MTYELIAFALFAFVTLTSALGVVLLADPWHSALMLGVTLVSVAVYYVMLAAEFVAMMQILVYVGGVLILITFAVMLTQRDETETSEVAQT
- the nuoK gene encoding NADH-quinone oxidoreductase subunit NuoK yields the protein MSVAIEYYVLLSMALFCIGLFGVLTRRNALMFLMSVEIMLNAANINLIAFAFYHGNLTGQVFALFTMALAAAEVAVGLGIILVLYRNFRDVDVTVPTTMRW